A window of Oryctolagus cuniculus chromosome 2, mOryCun1.1, whole genome shotgun sequence genomic DNA:
TTTCTGAGACATGCTTCATTAGGCAATTTTCATAGCGAACATCACAGAGTATCCTAAGCTGGCTCTATCACTAGGCAACATAGTACTAGGGGAGCACCACTGTATACGAGGTCTACTGTGGAGTAAAATCTCAGGATGTGGCACATGGCTAAATAgggagctgctgcttggggtgagCATCAGGGCCATGGGCTGAAGTCAAACGGCCTTTTTCACTGTCCTTTTGCAGCTCTCCTGTTGCCACCTCCCAGGGGCTCTGTGCTCACTAGAATCCTGTAAGAACTTCTGGTTTAATCCAACTTCTTTAGGTTAAGACTACTGAGGTGCACTGCTAATTCAGAGATTGGTTGGTCACAGAATGTAGCATTCTGATTCCAACAGCAGAGCATTTCTTCCACACCATGCTGCCAGTTTTCAGTTCCTAAATTACTTCCAAACAGGAACTTTTTCCCTTTTAACCAAAGGGAGAAAGTGCTTTGACACATTTATCAATAAGATACCAAGAGAGTTACTGAATAAAATAtacatgggccagcgctgtggctcaataggctaatcctccgcctgcggtgccggcacaccgggttctagtcacggtcggggcgccggattctgtcccagttgcccctcttccaggccagctctctgctgtggcccgggagtgcagtggaggatggcccaggtgcttgggccctgcaccccatgggagactaggagaagcacctggctcctggcttcggatcagtgtgatgtgctggatgcagtgcgccggctgtggcggccactggagggtgaaccaacggcaaaggaagacctttctgtctctttctctcactgtctactctgcctgtcaaaaaatataaataaaaaaaagaagaaaatatacatatttgtggggctggtgctgtggcatagtaggttaagcatccacctgtggtgcctgcatcccatatgggtagcagtttgagtcccagctgctgcgcttccaatccagctccctgctaaggttcctgggaaaagcagaagatggcccaagtgttttgggccCCTAAAGCCACTTGGGAGAATCAGCagaatgaaattcctggctcctggcttcagcctggcccaggctcagctgatatggtcatttgtggagtgaaccagcagataagaaatctctctctcttcctgtctctctctccttatctgtaactctgcctttcaaataaataaatcttaaaaaaatggtgaCCAGCTACTAGTGAAGGTTGAAATAATAGGTATTGGTGTTGGCTTTGCCCATCACTTGTTAGTCCCCTCCTTTGTTGCTTTTCTGCCTTCCTCTGTGAAGACAAAGACCTACCCCGCATCCTTCAGGCTGCAGGGTACGCCCCTCCTTGGAGAGCCCTTGGAGAGTCTCAGATGAAACTTGGCTTGCTTCTCCTCAAcactggatgcccacatcccaccttACCCAATGGTCTCTTATGCCTGCCACACCCATCTCCCTTCCATGTGCCTTGTGGACAGATGAGTCCTGAAGAATCTTTATCCCATTCCCTCCTGTCAAGATGCTACTTGTTAGCATCATTACTACTTGTTaggtttttttaaaggattttatataaatatgaaaaataataatacgCTTCTGCACTTACAGCCATTCTGCTGATTCTGATAGTTGCTTCTTGTGGTCGGGTTATGGGCAAAGAGATTACTGAAATCTCTGGCTGCTAGTCACTGAGGCAGTTTTGCTGcactttttcttgatttttaaaatgtctaatttTGACAGAAATAAACCTATCAAGGTTTGCCATTATCTGAAATACAGTATGTACATTAAAAACTCTGTGTAAGTTCAGTATGAAATCTGACAGTGAGTTCATTGTTAAGATGTGTTATCTGGTCTTTATAACATTTTcatattgctttattttattctctttccacACATTCATGAACACCTATTTTTCAACAAACATCTACAATATTTCTCATTCAGTAATAGGAGTTAGTATTTATCATTAAGCAATCTTATTTAGTGTGATTCACATTGTGCAGTTAAAAGATTTTTCTGGCAAAGTGTGATTTTCTTATAAAGAGAGCTATGAAATGAACTAATTACCAAAGGATATCATGATAACAAAAAGTGATTCATTAGCTAATTTTGAGATTGTATTTTGAAAAAGCCTTTGTTTTTCTACATAGAGAGgtaaaagattttgttttcaaactTGAGTGTGAAATAAGTgcctattttgttttctttaaataaaattgagtCTGCCTCAAGCCCCACCCTTTATGGGAGTTAGGAAGTTACTTCTTCAGCATCCCTCAGCATTGCACCCTTTCTGGAGTCATACAAAGAGTGTGATACAAAGAAAACATCCAGGAAAGACTTCTCTGGTCTCTAGTGCATACCATCACTTTGACTACTGCTTAAGCCATTATGGTCTCTTGTAGCCAGCATGGTGCTTGTAGGATGATTTGTAGCACTTTGGGGGACAGAAATTTTGCTAGACTGGGAACCCCTGGGCCTGGGATCCAGCTGCTTTGAGCAGTGCAGCTTCCCTTGAGTTTAGCCATTCCTAGGGATGCTGCTGGGGAGAGAGGTGCTCCACGATGAGAAATCCACAGCCTTTTGTTCCTTTCCAAAATCCTGGATAACCTCTGTCCCCTTGGCCCTCaccacttgtttttcttttacccCCAAAAGGCCCATTGTTTGTCCTTCTCCTCAACTCACaacccctttctctgtaaccataatgctgtctttttattattattattattattattttgacaggcagagtggacagtgagagagagagacagagagaaaggtcttccaataccattggttcaccctccagtggcctctgcagctggcgcgctgtggccggcacaccccgctgatccaaagccaggagccaggggcttcctctggtctcccatgccggtgcaggacccaaggacgtgggccatcctccactgcactcccgggccacagcagagagctggactggaagaggagcgaccaggacagaatctggcaccccaaccaggactagaacccagtgtgccagcaccacaggcagaggattagcctagtgagccatggcgccggcccataatgcTGTCTTTAAAATGAAACCTTGGGAAAAAAGTTGTCTTCTGGATCTGGCCCCCAAACTGCTTAAGGTAAGAAACTTGTCTACCTTCCTTGAACCAGTGAgcaaacagaaagagagcaaaACCCATGTTATGATGATGGTATTAAAGTCCATTTACAGAAGAGGTACTCTTTAAGTATATTTAGAAAGTCATTCCCTAATATGTTGTCTTACATACATGTGTTTACATTATGATCATCCATAGAGTTAACCTTTCAAATGAACCAACAAGGCCCACCCTTCATGTCCTCTCAATCCTTATCTTTCAGCAGGTAGAAAAGAGAGGCCGGGATTCTTTCTCAATGTCACAGAGTGTAGCAGTGGAGATTTGTTCCATAGATAGAATGGGAATTTCGAACCAGTGCCCCCAAGAGATTTGAAACTGTccaagggagaagaaaaagattAAGTATGCAGGGCTCCAGGGACCCCCAAAATagttgtgattctttttttaaaaattttatatatacagttctACAGAATTCTATTATAAGGAAGGGTCCCATTGCTATAAAGGAGTCTCtgcaaatacaaaatatataacatttgaaattctagtgtttttttttttttttggttgaaggTCGTCTTTTTCCACTATTAAATTCTATGGTATAAAAATGAACCTACCCCTTAAAATACTGTTGCTTCATTATTATTTACATTCCAAAATTCCCAAATTATAGACCAAGTTTGGGGGCTAGTATTATATGCTTATTTAGACTCTCAGTTCTGATTAATAGGACACTCATTGGGTGATGTTGATAAAAAATCTTGCTGCTTTCCATACATGAGTTGTTATCAACTGCCATCACTCAGCCTGAATAGTCACTGTGCAGAACATAGGTGACATCAAGTAGTTCCAGCCTAAGTACTGAATCATGTTCACattaaacagaatttaaaatatgaactCTTTATTTGTATTAGTTTATGGTTATATTGATCATCATATACATTTCTATCTAATCACTggtctttttaaagactttaataACAAATTACTCAACTTTAATAACAttattattcagtttttaaattcactacagataaaatatttaaagaatttttaaatgattattttatgtcTAGCcaaataacatatataatattcaTCAAAATTAAAGATTCAACAAGACAAACTTATTTTGTTATGACACtttaaatatgagaaaattaGTTTTGCTTACTAAAACATAATTGAGTAAAATCACTTGTGTCAGACATTTTGAGTAACATGtataattttatgcatttcagaaatgaacattcttttttttttaaccctactCTGCTACTATTATTCTATGGTGTAGACTTAAGAACATATGATGTCTATTTTACAATATAAGCATTATAATTAGTATTTCTCTTCCATTAATATCGAATACTAAAGTTGGAGTATTCAAGCTTGGAGATGGTTTTTTCATTAGAAAAGTTTGTGCGGTCAATGCGAGAACTAGGACTCCCAACCTTGCTCAGCCAGGATttcctacaaagaaaaaaataataattgaaattagcatatgaagtATATGGGGTTCAGGTAGAATGATCTCACAAAAGGTATTCATGGCAGTTTATTACGTAACTTTCACATATaatgtaattataaatatatatttgatatataaatttgtttatactgtgtgtgtatatatatagtctAAGAAGACCACAAAGTATAATATACAATtaaatatggaaaaagaaaagctaaaaacaaGCACAACCAATTCCTAACGATTTCATACATGGGTTACTCCCCTCTTCCCCCCTTAAAACACTCCAACGTCATTATTACCTAGCTCTTATATTCAAAAGGCCAAAATGCTTTTATAGGGTTAGTAATAAAGATGATTCACCATTGTTTTCTCATTATCCAgtacatagtaaatattttatgtgtaatatggagagagaattaaagaaaaaaatttaattttttacaaacatGGAAGTAAAATTAGTTATATGAATTATCTATCCAAACACTGTTTCTCACCACATACATTAGCACAGTTGACTTTATTAATAGGTAAGTTAAATATTCCAAGAGAATTTTTGTGCTTATTTGGTACAATGGTTTATCCTATTTATTAGCAATATCTGTATGTATTACTTATGGATTTGAGTACTCACCTAAGATGCTTCCTATATAATTCAGGCCTACTGTATATGGCTTACACCTACGATCATACTCTTGAGGATTTTCCAGAATCTGTCAAACTATTGATAATTAGTATGACAGATTTAATCATGCTACTATTTTATACAAGTGACGACCACTACCTCAGTTGTTGCTATAGAAACATCCTGTGTGTTTCCTCACATCCCCAAAGTTATTTCAGACCATCAAACTAGTGCTGCATACAGCTCAGCAACAGCATATGTGACAATCTCATATAACCTTCCACTAAGACCATTTTCTAGGCCAAATTTTTCTGGTTACTTGAAAATTACTATTAATCAGGATAGCAAAGTATTCTAATGGTTCACTGAGCTAAAAACCCTTTCTGTGGTTATTATTTGTGACAGTCACTGGTGAGGTtaattttgcctttcttttcagAAGTTAAGCCATCAGCAcagaaacacatttatttttagctCATCTACTAGGGATTTTTAAGATAGAGATTTCACGTGTTGTAGAATAAAATTCAGCTCTTATGAACTATTTTTATGAAAAGGAGCcttaattttattattcagatcaccttaaaaaataaaaatcaataaatctttaaactttCAAGAAAACTAAGGTCAGAAATAGTACTGAAAGCTAACAGTTTTTGAGCCCTCTCTGGTAAGCACTATGCTAAACTCTTCACATGTATGATTTCCTTTACTCCACACATGAACCCTGTAAGTCTTAGACTATTATTACTCCCAAGTTAAtgatgaggaaagagagaaaccAAAGTGTTAAGTAACTGCCCTAGGTGGTAGCAGTGGTGGGTGAGAAGTAGTCCAATTCTGAATACATTCTGAATGTAGAGTAAGAAGATTTGCTGACATATTGGATGTGGGTGGGAGAAAAGGAGTGAAGGATGACACCAGAGTTCTTGGTTTGAGTAGCTAGTTGGATGGGGTTGCCATTTACTGAAATGGAGAGACTGTGACAGAGGCCGATTCCGGGGGAAGATGAGCTCAGTTTTGGAATGTTCAGTTTGAGATGTGTGTCAGACATCCAAATGAGATGTTGCGTAGGCAGTTGGATCTATGAGTCTGACTAGAGGAAATCAAATTTGGAATTTGTCAGCAGACTGGGATCATTTGATAAGGAAtacaaacagaaaagagaagaggTCCAATGACTGTACCCTGGGGTTCTCCTATGTTAAAAGCTTGGGAAGCTGAGGAGGAATCAGCACAGGAAGAGGGGAAAGCATCCAGTGAGGTCTAAGAAAATCTGAGAGAGCATAATATCCTGAGAGTCAAATGACAATCCCTGATTTTCAGAAACACCAAGATGGTGGAATTGGGaaagagcttactgctctagactaggggaagatagtttttaaaaagtagataaagtgcagtctcagggaagagctagGTAGAAAACTCCAGAAGAAACCtcacgcaaattagagggacaccgTGGACCTACTTAGGTGGTATGGACGTGCACAACTCAGGatcccagcagcccagagccccagtAACCACTttagagagtgaggtgagaccaaactGCAGCAGCACAAGCCCA
This region includes:
- the ACYP2 gene encoding acylphosphatase-2 isoform X7, which codes for MYTEGEAKKIGVVGWVKNTSKGTVTGQVQGPEDKVNSMKSWLSKVGSPSSRIDRTNFSNEKTISKLEYSNFSIRY